CAGCACTCGGCCAGGATGGCGTTCGCGCCCGCGCCGGTGGCAAGTTCGAACGCCTCCCGCAGGGTCTGCTCGCCCGCTTCCTGCCGGCCGGTGGCGATTTGCAGCACGGCCAGCTGCGGCAGCACGCCCAGCACCGATGCTCGATCACCCGAATTACGCAGTGCGGCGGTGACTTTCAGGTACGGCTCGACCGCCCTCTCCGCCAGTCCCCATTCGAGCAGTTGCGCACCGGGCGGCAGCAGATGCGCAGCCTCGATGGGCGACGCGGCGGCCGCGACCGCGTCGAGTTGACCATCGAGCGGACGATCCTCCCCCCGCCCCGCCGCCCACACCGCCCGCTCCGCCAACAGCCGCAGCCCCGCCGCCCGCTCCGTATACGCCGGCAACCCGGCTCCCGAAGACAGTTCGACACCCGGCAACACGTCTGCGCCCAACGGCATTTCGGTGCCCGGCAATAGGTCGGTGCCCAACGAGGGTTCGGTGGCGGGCACCAGCTCCACGCCCAGCGAGGTTTCTGTGTCCGGCAACAGTTTTGCGGTCGGCGGGAGTGGGGTGGTGGGCAAGGTGGCGAGCGCGTCGGCGTCGCGGAGGAGGACGGTGTGGGCGCGCGCGGGGTTGCCGCCGATGAATTCGACCAGGCCGCGGAGGCCGCCGCTCGCGGCGGCGAGTTCGGCTGTGCCGGCGCGGGTTTCGGCCAGGGTGAGCAGGCGGTCCGCGGATTCGATATCGCCGCCCTCCCAGGCCGATCGGGCGGCGGCGGCCAGCCGAACACCGGCGGTGACCGGGTCCGGGGTGAGGGCGGCGGCGCGGCGCAGTACCGCCGCCGCGGCCAGGGCGCCCGCTCGCGCGCGCACCCGCGGGGCGCCCGCGGCGAGAGCGGTCGCCAGCCCGCGGTCCGAGCCGTCGACGACGGCGGCCAGATGCCAGGTGCGCAGCATGCCGCCGTCCGCGCCGGGCTGCGCCGCCGCCAGGGCGAGGTGGGCGGCCCGCCGGCGCGCGGGGGTGGCGGCGTCGTAGGCCGCGCCGCACAGCAGCCGGTGCCGGGTCTCCACCCGGCCGTCGGTGATCGCCAGCAGGCCGGCGGACAGCGCGGATTCCCAGTCCGCGCCGGTGATGCCGAGGTCGGTCGCGGCGGCCACGATGGGGCACAGGGCGCCGCGGTCTTCGGCGGCCACCACGGTCAGCAGGGTGCGCACCGGCTCGGTCAGCGCGGCCAGCGCGGGGGCGAAGGCGCGCCGCAGTTCGGGGCCGAAAGGCACCGGGCCCCAGCCGATTCCGGACAGTTCCTCGGCCTCGATGCGCAGCTCCCGCAGGGCCAGCGGATTGCCGGCGGCCACCCGCAGGACGCGCGCGGCCCGCGGCGCGCCGAGCAGGGGCGTCCGCGCCGCGAGCAGTTCCCGGGCCGCGGCGTCGGGGAGCGGGGTGATGGGCAGCACCGGCAGCGCCGGCCAGTTCGCGGTGGCCGAACTGTCGCGGACCGCCGCCAGCAACGCGACCCGGCTGCCGGACAGCCGGCGCAGGGCGAAGGTGAGGGCGGCCGCGGTGGCCGGGTCCACCCACTGGGCGTCGTCGACGACCAGCAGCACCGGCTGTTCGGCGGCCAGTGCGGCCAGCAGGGTGACGACCGCCGCGCCCGCCAGGAAGGGGTCGGCCGCGCCGGCCTCCCGGCCCAGTGCGCGGGCCAGTGCTCGTGCCTGGGGGGCGGGCAGGGCGGGCAGGCGAGCGGCGAGCGGGGTCAGCAGTTCACGCAGGGCCGCGAATTCGGCCTCGGAGTCGCCGGAGTGGCCGTGGCGCGCGATGATCCGGAAATCGTCGGCGTCCGACTCCGCGTTCCGTAACAGAGCGGTTTTACCGATTCCCGGATCGCCCCAGA
This sequence is a window from Nocardia yunnanensis. Protein-coding genes within it:
- a CDS encoding helix-turn-helix transcriptional regulator, which encodes MLHGRAREQSELARVVSRARAGEAGGLLLWGDPGIGKTALLRNAESDADDFRIIARHGHSGDSEAEFAALRELLTPLAARLPALPAPQARALARALGREAGAADPFLAGAAVVTLLAALAAEQPVLLVVDDAQWVDPATAAALTFALRRLSGSRVALLAAVRDSSATANWPALPVLPITPLPDAAARELLAARTPLLGAPRAARVLRVAAGNPLALRELRIEAEELSGIGWGPVPFGPELRRAFAPALAALTEPVRTLLTVVAAEDRGALCPIVAAATDLGITGADWESALSAGLLAITDGRVETRHRLLCGAAYDAATPARRRAAHLALAAAQPGADGGMLRTWHLAAVVDGSDRGLATALAAGAPRVRARAGALAAAAVLRRAAALTPDPVTAGVRLAAAARSAWEGGDIESADRLLTLAETRAGTAELAAASGGLRGLVEFIGGNPARAHTVLLRDADALATLPTTPLPPTAKLLPDTETSLGVELVPATEPSLGTDLLPGTEMPLGADVLPGVELSSGAGLPAYTERAAGLRLLAERAVWAAGRGEDRPLDGQLDAVAAAASPIEAAHLLPPGAQLLEWGLAERAVEPYLKVTAALRNSGDRASVLGVLPQLAVLQIATGRQEAGEQTLREAFELATGAGANAILAECWNLRARLAARRGDADTVAHGVERALSLSRPHAMTLGIGGAYWHRGFHLLSAGDAEAAHRRLRALYQPSHEAAHPTLARLATLDMVEAACRVGRFDEAADRAEAIAAWARRSRARWALSTAYLCRALLTEEDRAEHYYRRALATGDTRHTSFGRARTQLLYGKWLRRVRRRRDAAEQLRTAVDAFDLIGAHAWSARATVELELTGTGAKSAGSGDTPLTAQESQVAKLAAQGLTNREIGAELFLSPRTVGHHMSRILEKLGLTSRFELRGIDFDNGMRLIRPR